The sequence ATTAACTTTTCTATTATTTTTTTTAATACTTATTCGTTCTTTAACAAGTACTTGTAAATTTTGTTTATCCTTAATTATGTTTAACAATAAACTTTTTTGTTCAAAAGTAATATCAGTTCTGGTTTTTAAAATTCTTGAAATTGCTACAAAGTTTAATTTTAAGTTTAATAAAAACTTTAATAAAGTTTGTATTTTAGTATCAAGTTTTAAAGTTGACATTTATCGTTTCCTTTCTTGTTAGTTCAAAGTAACCAACAACCCTTTTTAGTTCCACTATAACTATAACATAAAAAAATAACTCTTTCATTAAAAGAGTTATTTTTTTTCTTTGTGTAATGTATGTGCATTACATTTTGAACAATGTTTTTTAACTTCAAGTTTTTCTTGTTGTTTTTTCTTATCACGCTTTGCAATGTAGTTTTCTTCTTTACAATTATCGCAACGTAAAATTACTCCTTCACGCATTTTAACACCCTCTCTGCTTATTTCTTTTAGAATATTTCCAACAGATATATCATAACAAAAATATTATGATTAATCTAATCTTTTTGATATTTTTTTACAAAATATTATAATGTAATTTTAGCTGGAATGTCTTTTCGAAAAATAAAGTAGTATAAAAATGGTAAAAAGATTCCCCCACTTAAGAAATTTCCAAATAGAGTTGGTAATTGTATTGTATAGCCAAACTTTAAGAAGTTTTGTCAACTACCAGCACTATTACCATAAATACCTAAAAATGGTTGAATTGCTCATAAATAACAATTAGCAACAACGTGCGAAAATCCTGAAATTGCAAATGCCATAATGATAATAACAACTAGAAAGAATTTTCCTGCAGTATTTTTAGTTGAATGAGCAGCGTATACTGATCCGGCGACTAAAAAATTACATAAAATTGCACTAGCAAAATTTTCATATCAAGTATGGTCCAGTTTTGATTCAATCATTCCAACTGTGTTATTTAAAAAATCAGCACTTTTTAAAAATCCAGCAAAATAAGTAATAATTGCCAAGATTGCACATCCCAAAATATTTCCTAATAAAACAAATGTTAAGTTTAATACAAAGCGATGAACTGAAACTTGACGTTTTACAACGGCTAAACAAATCATTGAATTGGAAGTAAATAATTCACCACCAAGAAAAATAATCATAACAATTGCAACGGTAAAAGTAATTCCAAACACAAAGCTTTTCAATCCGACTGGTAAGTTACTTCAATCACCTCTTGTTGCCATAATTGAGGCAATGTAACCAAAGCCAATAAATAATCCAGCAGCTAATCCCATTAAAAATGTTTTAAAAAATGAATTTTTTGCTTTCTTTAAAGTATATTTATATATTTCAGTAAAAGTCTGTTCATTTGTAAAATGATCAGATTCAATCACTAATTTATTTGAGGGCTGTTCCCCTTTCGTTTCTTGTGTATTACTCATATTTATATATTTTCCCTTTCATAATTTAATATTTAATTGCTTTACACAACTATATTCTACACCTATTTTAAAAAATATATATAATTTAATAAAATTTTAGAAAAAACTTGTCTTTTTAAAATAATTATTATTTATCAATACTTATTAAAAAATGATAGAATTTGATTATAGTTTACTGAAAGACTTAAAATTATTAGATACTATCATAAAATTAAAAAGAAAAAAGGTATAAAAAATGGAACAAAAAAATAAACAATGATTTACTATTACTAGGCCAATTAATTTTTTAGGAGTAAAAACAATAATTCAAGATATTAAAGAGTTACCCAAAATTTACAAAATTTTATTAATTATTGTTGGTGGAGTTGTAACATTTTTATCTTTTTTTGATTTTAACCATTTAATTAATAGTACAACTAGTCCTTCTTTTTTTACAATTACAAATGTATTAAGTACTCCAAAAGTTTATTTAGGAAATATGCCTAAATGAGTTGATGCCATATTATACTGTTTAAGTGGTTTAGCTAGCTTTACTGGTATCTTAAATGTTTTTTTAATTAGTTTAGGTAAGATGAGTACTTATTTTTGGGGGTTAATAAATGCAATTATTTTTGGCCTGTTTGCATTTGATTTTGGCTATACTGGAACTGCGCAACTAAATCTTTTCTTTTATGTTCCTTTTCAGTTTTTAGGATGGTATTCTTGACAACGTACTCTTGTTTATGGCCAAACATCATCCGTTCAAGCAAGAAAGACAACATGATGAATTATTGCTCCGTTAGCCCTAGGGGCTTGTGCAATTTTGACAGTGCCATGGTACTATGAAATTCCAGCTTTTCATTACGCAATTGTCCAATCAGAATATGCGTACGTAAATCAATTTTTACCTCACCTTTTTGATAGTTTAGTAAATAGTTTTGCTATTATTGCTTGCTTGCTAATGTTCTTACGGATCAAAGAACAATGAATTTTATGAATTATTTTAAATCTTTTACAATTTTCAATGTTTTCAGGGTTAACTAGTTTAATTGCTCATCAACCAGTCATAATTAATATTAATATTTTAATACAAACAATATTTTTTATTGGTAATTCGGTGATTGGTTTAATAGCATGAAATAATAAAACAAAACAAAAAATAATTCCTACATTATAGGAATTATTTTTTTAACTAAAATTTTAATTGCTTTATCTGCAATAACATTAATTAATTTTACTTAAATTTTAGTTTAATTTGATTAAATGCCAATGAATTTAATAACACTACTAATTGGCTAAAGCCCATTACAACAGCCCCCAAAATTGGTGGAATAATCCCAACCATAGCTAACGGAATTGTAATTAAGTTATAACTAAAAGCCCAAAAAAAGTTTGTTCAAATAATCTTTCTTGTTAATTTTGTCAAAACAAAAGCTTTGTAAATATTAAAAATACTTGGTCGAATTATTGTAATGTCACTACCATTAACAGCCCCAGCATTTTCTTCTCCCATCGCAATGGCAAAATCTGCTTGTTGTAATGCTACTAAGTCATTAATTCCATCCCCAACATAAGCTGTCACTTTCCCACTATCTTGAATTGTTTTAACTATTTGCGCTTTTAACATTGGGTCAACTTGGCCATGATAATTTGGAATACCTAAAGCATCCGCTGTTATTTTAACACTGGTTAGATTATCCCCACTAATCATATGTAATTCAATTCCTTGTTTTTTAAATTTACTAATTGTTACTTGGGCATCACTACGAATTTGATCAGTTAAAATAATTATGTTAGTGATTGTTTTGTTAATAGTTAAAGCAACTAATGTTGCATTAGGATGTTTTAATAACGCTACTTCGTTTTTAACAATATTAGGATATTGCATTTCAACAGCATGGGAATATTCTAATAATTGATATTCTTTATTTTGATATTCTCCTGTTAGACCCTTTCCAGGTTGTTCGGTAAAATTTGTAAATTTAAGATCAGGAAAACTCTTTTCACCAAAAAAAGCGATAATGCTTTTAGCAATTGGGTGGGCAGATAGTTTTTCTAATTGATAAATAAAACGATAATTCTCTACAGAACCAATAATTTTTTCAACTGTTAAGACTCCTGTTGTAATTGTTCCTGTTTTATCAAACGCAATTGCATCAATTTTATTAATTTTTTCAAAAGCACTCGTGTTATTAAAAATGATTCCCTCTTTAATTGCTTTCCCAAAACCAACAGCTACTGCTAAGGGGGTTGCTAATCCTAAAGCACATGGGCAACTAATAACAATAACTGTAATTGCAATGTTAATCCCCTTTGGTAAATTTGCGGGATTAAAATAAAAATACTGGGCTAAAAAAGTAGCCAAGGCTATTAATAAAATAAAAGGTGTAAATCATTTCGCAATTCGATCAGCAATTTGTTGCATTCTTGGTTTTTGACTTTGAATTTCATCAACTTTTTGTAAAATATTAGCTAAGACAGTGTCGGCCCCAACTTTCTGCGCTTTGAAATAAAAGGGTTCACCCATATTAATGGTCCCGCCAATAACATGATCACCAACTTTTTTTGTCACAATTGCGCTCTCCCCTGTTAGCATTGCTTCATTAAGATAACTAACACCCAACGTGATTACGCCATCAACTGGTACTTGCTCGCCTTTTTTAACTAGTAATAAGTTATTAAGTTTAACAAGGCGGGTATTAACTACGGTAATATTATTATTTTCATCAACAAGGTTTGCGCTTTGGGCCTGCAAGGAAACAACATCTTTAATCCCCACCGTTACTTTTTGTTGCACACTAGTATTAATTAAATTACCAATTAGCATCATTGTGATAATAGTTCCAGCAACTTCAAACAACAACATATAAGCACTAGCGCTAGCAATAATATAAATGCTATACCCATAGGCTATTAAGGTCCCTATTCCAATTAAGGTATTCATCCCAATTGAATGTCATTTAAAAATTTCCCGATACATATTAAGGTAATAATTGCGACCACAATAAAACATGATAACTGTTGTTAACCCTAATTGTAATCATTGATTATGTAGTACGTTTAACCCTGGAATCATTGCCAATAATAATGGTAAATCACAGCAAATTGCCAGAACTAATTCATAGGTATTTCTAATTTGGCGTTTTGATCATTTTCGCTTTTGTTGGTTAGCCATTTGTTTAACTTAAACCATTTCTGCTGATAATTCATCATAATCAAAACCAGTTTTTTTCATTTTTGCCAAAATATCATCTTTACTAATTTCATTGGGATTAAAAGTTATTGTAACTGTTTTTGTTGCCACCCCAATTAGTAATTTAATCGCAACTATTTTTTGTAATTTTTTTTCAATTGCATTAGCACAACTACTACAATTTAATTCGGGAACATAAAGTTTTAATGTCATCATAATTGTCTTCTCCTTTGTTAAGGTAATTTTAGCACTAATTTAAAAATTAAAAAGAGGTCAATAGACCTTTTAATTATCTCATTTAAAAATTCGTAAGTTAATTCAAACGCTTAGCACTGATAATAATATTAATCCCCCAATAATACTAAAGTAAATTCCTATTCCTAATGGGCTCGTAATAACTGTGGTGTAATTATTGCCAAAAGCCATTGGAATAAAGACCACCATTATAAAAGCTCCCCCCACAAAAATTAAACTGAAAATTGTTGAAATTAAGGTTTGCATTGAACGTGAATAAACTAAAACAACAAAAATCAAAATTAAACAAGTCACAAAAATCGTTGAAAAAATTGATAAAACAAAACCTAATAAAGTAATTATTGAAAAAACATTGCTAAAATTCAATTTTAAACTAGCGGTAATAATAATGCTTGTAATTAAA is a genomic window of Spiroplasma syrphidicola EA-1 containing:
- a CDS encoding formate/nitrite transporter family protein; protein product: MSNTQETKGEQPSNKLVIESDHFTNEQTFTEIYKYTLKKAKNSFFKTFLMGLAAGLFIGFGYIASIMATRGDWSNLPVGLKSFVFGITFTVAIVMIIFLGGELFTSNSMICLAVVKRQVSVHRFVLNLTFVLLGNILGCAILAIITYFAGFLKSADFLNNTVGMIESKLDHTWYENFASAILCNFLVAGSVYAAHSTKNTAGKFFLVVIIIMAFAISGFSHVVANCYLWAIQPFLGIYGNSAGSWQNFLKFGYTIQLPTLFGNFLSGGIFLPFLYYFIFRKDIPAKITL
- a CDS encoding heavy-metal-associated domain-containing protein encodes the protein MMTLKLYVPELNCSSCANAIEKKLQKIVAIKLLIGVATKTVTITFNPNEISKDDILAKMKKTGFDYDELSAEMV
- the rpmG gene encoding 50S ribosomal protein L33, translated to MREGVILRCDNCKEENYIAKRDKKKQQEKLEVKKHCSKCNAHTLHKEKK
- a CDS encoding heavy metal translocating P-type ATPase, which translates into the protein MANQQKRKWSKRQIRNTYELVLAICCDLPLLLAMIPGLNVLHNQWLQLGLTTVIMFYCGRNYYLNMYREIFKWHSIGMNTLIGIGTLIAYGYSIYIIASASAYMLLFEVAGTIITMMLIGNLINTSVQQKVTVGIKDVVSLQAQSANLVDENNNITVVNTRLVKLNNLLLVKKGEQVPVDGVITLGVSYLNEAMLTGESAIVTKKVGDHVIGGTINMGEPFYFKAQKVGADTVLANILQKVDEIQSQKPRMQQIADRIAKWFTPFILLIALATFLAQYFYFNPANLPKGINIAITVIVISCPCALGLATPLAVAVGFGKAIKEGIIFNNTSAFEKINKIDAIAFDKTGTITTGVLTVEKIIGSVENYRFIYQLEKLSAHPIAKSIIAFFGEKSFPDLKFTNFTEQPGKGLTGEYQNKEYQLLEYSHAVEMQYPNIVKNEVALLKHPNATLVALTINKTITNIIILTDQIRSDAQVTISKFKKQGIELHMISGDNLTSVKITADALGIPNYHGQVDPMLKAQIVKTIQDSGKVTAYVGDGINDLVALQQADFAIAMGEENAGAVNGSDITIIRPSIFNIYKAFVLTKLTRKIIWTNFFWAFSYNLITIPLAMVGIIPPILGAVVMGFSQLVVLLNSLAFNQIKLKFK
- the pnuC gene encoding nicotinamide riboside transporter PnuC, with translation MEQKNKQWFTITRPINFLGVKTIIQDIKELPKIYKILLIIVGGVVTFLSFFDFNHLINSTTSPSFFTITNVLSTPKVYLGNMPKWVDAILYCLSGLASFTGILNVFLISLGKMSTYFWGLINAIIFGLFAFDFGYTGTAQLNLFFYVPFQFLGWYSWQRTLVYGQTSSVQARKTTWWIIAPLALGACAILTVPWYYEIPAFHYAIVQSEYAYVNQFLPHLFDSLVNSFAIIACLLMFLRIKEQWILWIILNLLQFSMFSGLTSLIAHQPVIININILIQTIFFIGNSVIGLIAWNNKTKQKIIPTL